The following coding sequences lie in one Gouania willdenowi chromosome 5, fGouWil2.1, whole genome shotgun sequence genomic window:
- the znf831 gene encoding zinc finger protein 831: MDVQAPLTAVYIHTLPALLAQPTPLRLSVQGLHHHSEGPPPSFTLHIPNGLQVQAGPSLVVSAPAAKTARSAGKHVCPHCGRDCMKPSVLEKHLRCHTGERPYPCATCKVSFKTQSNLYKHRRTQAHARLSYESEQSGQSSRETSFSEVSVDEQSDDVVPSTDDHTEVCARETKDSASQQKPSTNGNNNSEPKESKAPTKEEEKSEKSHLNVGQHPSLQRQEATLFSKHWESSSSRGKSQSHESTDSGFSESCDPSSSPSCVSSEQSIECVPECCTERLQSVQDAQTGEQRSLEERISQLISQNTAVVEDKHLEHVRPRKSVLSKQGSIDLPMPYTYKDSFHFEMRLGPNNVHTAGSSSNQHAPITRSHSLPFSMTLLQPDTPSHRSDYGTLIRRDDSVKQNSSSNHHPLVRQTAVDCNHSAEGGLCTNQSCASSLSCDGDSAEETNNKKFRRRKSQKFAYDKWYMYGGGTFKKLYNVEKVSDNKSKKSSPSPDLEAPNRLKVCPKAALQMVGSTDSRNSRTRVSHAIYHAASFPISNVKFPLQSRLSLPSIGLTLTDKPEGVTRTDPEIQTHEADPSQLDDGQVPSNRKKQKTDFQTSSVSLFPAPVVVASNPPQSSNVTYSNVFTPKDPRSQSSIHAHVQPVALPTTSPSSAAKNSFLPKYQLKIPNPTERVLNSSPCVAEQKTELVPLSRSSNPEECLPSICKSLNILNVTQTCVTSICQSHESNVSETSSGPGLLSGAFDGPSQFHQPVTSTSVVLTVTTANTEKPACAAVQAFPRPQSSSSSSSLHHSGHAVGTGAPLVPGAVALDLVQPAAQNVFHVQTADLQICFQIISDEQLALIEPQIESLTDCYQSRDFKDKDSGNLQNQPQDICVTTESSEVRVSHQQEEQESSFQTEEMTQVGPRGDQYLHTQISVMEGQRESEGNVTKAQEEQASTKTHSGMSCDPIRPRTPHSLSDLHPQVGSLSPTSSHQDQDQDQDQDQELKLSSITASHWSAAERPTGSCYVSDGSAELPAESQNVNNASAERSQNVSNASAEHPAGSVCNASLECPARSVSNTSAERLAGNVSNASTECPSGSVSDASSEHPSRNFCDASSKHPLGSVSDASSKHPSGSLSDASLERPAGSFYVSDASTERPAGSCYVRDASTERPSGSCYVSNASSEHLAGSCYVSDASTERPAESYYISDASTERPSGSYYISDASAERPAGSCCISDASSGHPAGNCYISDASSEHPAGNCYISDASSEHPAGSCYISDASSEHPAGSCYISDASSELQTSRTDPDVHSSLDLHEDMCVSMFSSDVLQECVSTVQSCLSQSEDSSSDDEGKLIIEL; the protein is encoded by the exons ATGGACGTCCAGGCGCCGCTCACAGCCGTGTACATCCACACTCTGCCAGCTCTCCTAGCACAGCCCACCCCCCTCCGTCTGTCTGTTCAAGGGCTCCACCACCACTCCGAGGGTCCGCCCCCTTCCTTCACACTCCACATCCCCAATGGGCTGCAGGTGCAGGCCGGGCCCAGCCTGGTGGTTTCTGCCCCCGCCGCGAAGACGGCCAGGTCTGCAGGGAAACACGTGTGTCCTCACTGCGGACGGGACTGCATGAAGCCCAGCGTGCTGGAGAAGCACCTGCGGTGCCACACGGGGGAGCGGCCGTACCCGTGCGCCACGTGCAAAGTGTCCTTCAAGACCCAGAGCAACCTGTACAAGCACAGACGCACGCAGGCGCATGCACGCCTCTCCTACGAGTCCGAGCAGAGTGGACAGAGCTCTAGAGAGACGTCCTTCTCCGAGGTGTCCGTGGACGAGCAGAGCGACGACGTGGTTCCCTCAACGGATGACCACACAGAGGTGTGTGCCAGGGAAACTAAAGACTCTGCAAGTCAACAAAAGCCCTCGACAAATGgaaacaacaactcagaaccaAAGGAAAGCAAAGCCCCAACAAAAGAGGAGGAAAAGAGTGAGAAATCTCATCTAAATGTAGGTCAGCATCCGTCCCTGCAGAGACAGGAAGCCACGCTGTTCTCCAAGCACTGGGAAAGTTCTTCATCCAGAGGAAAGTCACAAAGTCACGAAAGCACCGACTCTGGCTTCAGCGAGAGTTGCGATCCCTCCTCGAGTCCCAGCTGCGTTTCGTCTGAGCAAAGCATCGAATGCGTCCCTGAATGCTGCACAGAGCGTCTCCAGAGCGTCCAGGATGCACAGACGGGCGAGCAGAGGTCTCTGGAGGAGAGGATATCTCAGCTGATCTCACAGAACACAGCGGTGGTGGAGGACAAACATCTGGAACACGTGCGGCCGAGGAAGAGCGTACTGTCCAAGCAGGGCAGCATCGACCTCCCCATGCCATACACCTACAAGGACTCCTTCCACTTTGAAATGAGACTCGGTCCCAACAACGTTCACACAGCAGGCTCCTCCTCCAATCAGCATGCTCCAATCACCCGCAGCCACTCCCTCCCTTTCAGCATGACGCTCCTGCAGCCGGACACTCCCTCCCATCGCAGCGATTATGGAACGCTCATTCGAAGGGATGATTCTGTAAAGCAGAACTCCTCCTCCAATCACCACCCACTGGTCCGACAGACCGCCGTGGACTGTAACCACTCAGCAGAAGGCGGTCTGTGCACCAACCAATCATGCGCCAGCAGCCTCAGCTGTGACGGAGACAGCGCAGAAGAGACAAACAACAAGAAGTTCAGGAGGAGGAAGTCGCAGAAGTTTGCGTACGATAAGTGGTACATGTATGGGGGAGGGACGTTCAAGAAGCTCTATAACGTAGAGAAAGTTAGTGATAACAAGTCCAAGAAAAGTTCACCAAGTCCAGACCTGGAGGCTCCGAATCGACTCAAAGTTTGTCCCAAAGCTGCATTGCAGATGGTCGGATCGACGGACTCAAGAAACAGCAGAACAAGAGTGAGCCACGCCATCTATCACGCCGCTAGCTTCCCCATCAGCAACGTTAAATTTCCCCTCCAATCAAGACTCTCGCTGCCTTCTATCGGATTGACACTGACCGATAAACCCGAGGGCGTGACCAGGACCGACCCTGAGATTCAGACCCATGAAGCGGATCCATCTCAGCTTGATGACGGTCAGGTTCCCTCCAACAGAAAGAAGCAGAAAACGGATTTCCAAACAAGCAGCGTGAGTCTGTTTCCTGCTCCGGTTGTCGTGGCCAGTAATCCTCCACAGAGTTCAAACGTCACGTACAGCAACGTTTTCACTCCAAAAGATCCCAGGAGTCAAAGCTCAATCCATGCACATGTGCAACCTGTGGCCTTACCGACCACTTCTCCTTCATCTGCCGCCAAGAACAGCTTCCTACCCAAGTACCAACTCAAAATACCAAATCCTACAGAGAGGGTTTTAAACTCTTCTCCATGTGTTGCAGAACAAAAGACAGAACTTGTCCCGTTGAGTCGTTCTTCTAATCCTGAGGAATGTTTACCCTCCATTTGCAAAAGCCTGAACATCCTAAATGTGACACAAACATGTGTCACTAGCATTTGTCAGAGTCATGAATCTAACGTGAGTGAAACAAGCTCTGGTCCAGGCCTCCTCTCAGGGGCGTTTGATGGTCCGAGTCAATTCCATCAGCCGGTCACATCCACGTCTGTCGTTCTCACCGTAACCACGGCTAACACCGAGAAACCAGCCTGTGCTGCAGTCCAAGCCTTCCCTCGCCCAcagtcatcatcatcgtcatcatcattacatcacAGCGGACATGCCGTGGGAACAGGAGCTCCTTTGGTTCCTGGTGCCGTTGCTTTGGACCTGGTTCAGCCAGCAGCTCAGAACGTGTTTCATGTCCAGACCGCAGATCTACAAATCTGCTTCCAGATCATATCTGATGAACAGCTGGCCCTCATTGAACCACAGATTGAGTCACTAACCGACTGTTATCAGAGCCGTGATTTCAAAGACAAGGATTCAGGAAACCTCCAGAATCAACCTCAAGACATTTGTGTTACCACAGAAAGCAGCGAAGTGAGAGTGAGTCATCAACAGGAAGAACAAG AAAGTTCTTTCCAAACTGAGGAGATGACACAAGTGGGACCACGAGGTGATCAATACCTTCACACACAGATCAGTGTGATGGAGGGACAGAGAGAATCAGAGGGAAACGTTACTAAAGCACAG GAGGAACAGGCATCTACAAAGACACACTCAGGAATGTCATGTGACCCCATCAGACCACGGACCCCCCACAGTCTGAGTGACCTCCATCCACAGGTTGGTTCTTTGTCTCCAACGTCCTCacaccaggaccaggaccaggaccaggaccaggaccaggagctAAAGCTGAGCAGCATCACTGCGTCTCATTGGTCAGCAGCTGAGCGTCCAACAGGAAGCTGCTATGTTAGCGATGGTAGTGCAGAGCTTCCAGCAGAAAGTCAGAACGTTAACAATGCTAGCGCAGAGCGAAGTCAGAATGTTAGCAATGCTAGCGCAGAGCATCCAGCAGGAAGCGTTTGCAATGCTAGCTTAGAGTGTCCAGCAAGAAGCGTTAGCAATACTAGCGCAGAGCGTCTAGCAGGAAATGTTAGCAATGCTAGCACAGAATGTCCATCAGGAAGCGTTAGCGATGCTAGCTCAGAGCATCCATCAAGAAACTTTTGCGATGCTAGCTCAAAGCATCCATTAGGAAGCGTTAGCGATGCCAGCTCAAAGCATCCATCAGGAAGCCTTAGCGATGCTAGTTTAGAGCGTCCAGCAGGAAGCTTCTATGTTAGTGATGCTAGCACAGAGCGTCCAGCAGGAAGCTGCTACGTTAGGGATGCTAGCACAGAGCGTCCATCAGGAAGCTGCTACGTTAGCAATGCTAGCTCAGAGCATCTAGCAGGAAGCTGCTACGTTAGCGATGCTAGCACAGAGCGTCCAGCAGAAAGCTACTACATTAGCGATGCTAGTACAGAGCGTCCATCAGGAAGCTACTACATTAGCGATGCTAGCGCAGAGCGTCCAGCAGGAAGCTGCTGCATTAGCGATGCAAGCTCAGGGCATCCAGCAGGAAACTGCTACATTAGCGATGCTAGCTCAGAACATCCAGCAGGAAACTGCTACATTAGCGATGCTAGCTCAGAGCATCCAGCAGGAAGCTGCTACATTAGCGATGCTAGCTCAGAGCATCCAGCAGGAAGCTGCTACATTAGCGATGCTAGCTCAGAGCTCCAAACATCACGGACTGATCCTGATGTCCACTCCTCTTTAGACCTCCATGAGGAcatgtgtgtgtccatgttcTCCTCTGACGTTCTCCAGGAGTGTGTGAGCACGGTGCAGAGctgtctcagccaatcagaggacaGCAGCAGTGATGACGAGGGGAAGCTCATCATTGAGCTCTGA